The following are encoded in a window of Solibacillus sp. FSL R7-0668 genomic DNA:
- a CDS encoding DUF1273 domain-containing protein: MKSLYITGYRPHELGIFNDKHPGVAIIKIALKNQLRLFLDDGLEWVIISGQQGVETWAAQVVLDLKEEYPELKYSIITPFLEQEKNWNEHKQATYMHIVSNADFTTSVTKRPYEAPWQFIEKDKFIIDNTDATLLVYDEENEGSPKYVHRLVQKYQDIHEDYELFIINAYDLQMVAEDLQRGEDW, translated from the coding sequence ATGAAATCACTTTATATTACAGGCTACCGACCACATGAGCTTGGGATTTTTAATGACAAGCATCCCGGTGTGGCCATCATTAAAATAGCACTTAAAAATCAGCTCCGTCTTTTTTTAGATGATGGGCTGGAATGGGTTATCATTAGCGGCCAACAAGGTGTCGAAACATGGGCTGCGCAAGTCGTACTTGACTTAAAAGAGGAATACCCCGAACTCAAATATTCCATTATTACGCCCTTTTTAGAGCAAGAAAAAAACTGGAATGAACATAAACAAGCGACCTATATGCATATAGTAAGTAATGCGGATTTTACGACTAGCGTGACAAAGCGCCCTTATGAAGCACCGTGGCAATTTATCGAAAAGGATAAATTTATTATCGATAATACTGATGCTACCCTACTCGTATATGATGAAGAAAACGAAGGCTCTCCCAAATACGTGCATCGCCTTGTACAAAAGTATCAGGACATCCATGAAGATTACGAGCTTTTCATCATCAATGCTTACGATTTGCAAATGGTGGCTGAAGATTTGCAGCGCGGAGAAGATTGGTAA
- a CDS encoding nucleobase:cation symporter-2 family protein: MNNTKATMLGIQHLLAMYAGAILVPLIIGGALGFDSAQMTYLVAIDIFMCGVATLLQVWKGKFIGIGLPVVLGCTFTAVSPIIAIGSGGNLGDIYGAIIASGLIIVLIGGLFGKLIPFFPPVVTGSVVTIIGISLIPVAINNMGGGQGAPDFASGSNVALAMITLVIILVVYRFTVGFVRAISILLGLVAGTVIGIFMDKVDFTPVAEASWLHIMQPFYLATPTFNASAILTMTLVAMVSLVESTGVYYALSDICKKDLTSKDLARGYRAEGLASIIGGIFNAFPYTTFSQNVGLIQMSGVRDRKVIYITGGMLVALGFLPKLAAITTIIPTPVLGAAMLAMFGMVITQGVKMLAPEIAKSMENAMVAALAVGLGVGVASVPGVFANVTQGMPAWLAEVITVITSNGIVAGALTAIVLNILFNMIGPKREDPMHVE; the protein is encoded by the coding sequence ATGAATAACACAAAAGCAACGATGCTTGGGATTCAGCATCTATTAGCGATGTATGCAGGTGCCATTTTAGTACCATTAATTATCGGTGGTGCACTCGGTTTTGACTCTGCACAAATGACGTATTTAGTCGCAATTGATATTTTCATGTGTGGTGTTGCAACACTGCTACAAGTTTGGAAAGGTAAATTTATCGGGATTGGTTTACCAGTCGTATTAGGCTGTACGTTTACAGCAGTAAGCCCGATTATCGCCATTGGTTCAGGTGGCAACTTAGGTGATATTTATGGTGCAATTATCGCATCAGGTTTAATTATCGTATTAATCGGCGGGTTATTTGGTAAATTAATTCCGTTCTTCCCACCAGTTGTAACAGGCTCGGTTGTAACAATTATCGGAATTAGCTTAATTCCAGTTGCGATTAACAATATGGGTGGCGGTCAAGGCGCACCTGATTTCGCATCGGGCTCAAATGTCGCATTAGCTATGATTACATTAGTCATTATTTTAGTGGTGTACCGCTTCACAGTCGGCTTTGTTCGCGCTATTTCGATTTTACTTGGTTTAGTTGCCGGTACAGTAATCGGGATTTTCATGGATAAAGTAGACTTCACACCAGTGGCAGAAGCGTCTTGGTTACACATTATGCAGCCATTCTATTTAGCAACGCCAACATTCAATGCTTCAGCTATTTTAACGATGACATTAGTAGCGATGGTATCATTGGTAGAATCAACAGGTGTTTACTATGCATTAAGTGATATTTGTAAAAAAGATTTAACTTCAAAGGATTTAGCAAGAGGGTATCGTGCGGAAGGGTTAGCATCGATTATCGGTGGTATTTTTAACGCCTTCCCGTATACTACATTCTCTCAAAACGTTGGGCTGATTCAAATGTCTGGCGTGCGTGACCGCAAAGTAATTTACATTACAGGTGGTATGCTAGTTGCACTTGGTTTCTTACCAAAATTAGCAGCGATCACAACAATCATTCCAACACCAGTACTGGGTGCAGCGATGTTAGCGATGTTCGGTATGGTTATTACACAAGGTGTGAAAATGCTAGCACCTGAAATCGCAAAATCAATGGAAAATGCCATGGTTGCAGCACTTGCAGTTGGCTTAGGTGTCGGCGTAGCAAGCGTACCAGGAGTGTTTGCCAACGTAACACAAGGCATGCCAGCTTGGTTAGCGGAAGTCATTACCGTCATTACATCAAACGGTATCGTAGCGGGTGCGTTAACAGCGATTGTGTTAAATATTTTATTTAATATGATTGGTCCAAAACGTGAAGATCCGATGCATGTAGAATAA
- a CDS encoding MerR family transcriptional regulator, translated as MEENYYSIGEVAKLTNISIQTLRYYDQINLFKPSYVDPATNYRYYKDSQLYYLDIIKSLKYIGVSLDEIKAAQQFTPNELLAFLQQQESLIEQQINRLYDIQQTLYKTKKQMQEQLAIDVMNTVYIKSEEAMRVLSIQTKELTPYHIPNAYYSSLMKTLETENSFLSSRYGCIYPFAHYSNLDDLFYSHIFTPILTDRYITHLTSDMDVQLIPEGRYVCVAFIFNRDAYLAQYQKLYQYIEQHALPIVPTVYEVFMPLNYSPNDEDEFIVELKVQLL; from the coding sequence ATGGAAGAAAACTATTATTCAATTGGTGAGGTTGCCAAGCTGACCAATATTTCGATTCAAACATTGCGCTATTACGATCAAATCAATTTATTTAAGCCATCTTACGTCGACCCAGCAACGAATTATCGTTATTATAAGGATTCACAGCTTTATTATTTAGATATTATTAAATCATTGAAATATATTGGGGTATCACTAGATGAAATCAAGGCTGCTCAGCAATTTACACCGAACGAATTGCTCGCCTTTTTACAGCAGCAAGAAAGTCTTATAGAACAACAGATTAATCGGCTGTATGATATTCAACAAACGCTCTATAAAACGAAAAAACAAATGCAGGAACAGCTCGCGATTGATGTCATGAATACGGTCTATATAAAATCAGAGGAAGCAATGCGTGTTTTATCGATTCAAACGAAGGAGCTCACACCTTATCATATTCCGAACGCCTATTATAGCTCGCTCATGAAAACGCTAGAAACGGAAAATAGCTTTTTAAGCAGTCGTTATGGCTGTATATATCCATTTGCGCACTATAGTAATTTAGATGACTTATTTTACAGCCATATTTTCACACCGATTTTAACAGATCGCTATATTACGCATTTGACGAGTGATATGGACGTACAGCTCATTCCAGAGGGACGCTATGTCTGTGTGGCCTTTATCTTTAATCGCGATGCCTATTTAGCCCAATATCAAAAGCTGTACCAGTATATTGAACAGCATGCATTGCCCATCGTACCAACCGTTTACGAGGTTTTTATGCCGCTGAATTATTCTCCTAATGATGAGGATGAATTCATCGTAGAATTGAAGGTACAACTTTTATAA
- a CDS encoding prepilin peptidase — protein sequence MLLMVFFMAMIGAILGSFFNVVGLRVPKNESMIIPPSHCPSCEHRLSALDLVPVFSYGLLRGKCRACGIRISPIYALVEAATALLFAFATWHIGWTWELIVALLFISLLMIITVSDINYMLIPDKVLLFFLPLLIIGRIISPLTPWWDGVLGAVIGFLILWFIAIVSKGGMGGGDIKLFFLLGLVLGTMNTLLTLFFAALLGLVFGGVLLITRKQGRKTPIPFGPAIVIAALVVYFYGIEIMAAYLNFFQWIE from the coding sequence ATGTTGCTAATGGTATTTTTTATGGCCATGATCGGTGCAATATTGGGCTCGTTCTTTAATGTTGTCGGTTTGCGCGTGCCCAAAAATGAATCAATGATTATACCGCCATCGCATTGCCCAAGCTGTGAACATAGATTAAGTGCACTTGATTTAGTGCCGGTGTTTTCTTATGGATTATTGCGCGGGAAATGTCGAGCATGTGGCATACGAATTTCGCCAATTTATGCGCTCGTTGAAGCGGCAACTGCGTTATTATTTGCTTTTGCGACATGGCACATTGGCTGGACGTGGGAGCTTATCGTCGCGCTGTTATTTATTTCACTATTAATGATTATTACCGTTTCAGATATTAACTATATGCTTATTCCTGACAAAGTGCTGCTATTTTTCTTGCCGTTACTTATTATAGGGCGGATTATTTCACCGTTAACACCTTGGTGGGATGGTGTACTTGGGGCAGTTATTGGCTTTTTAATCCTGTGGTTCATTGCCATCGTCTCAAAAGGGGGCATGGGTGGGGGCGATATTAAGCTGTTTTTCTTACTCGGACTTGTTTTAGGGACGATGAATACATTACTAACGCTATTTTTCGCTGCGCTACTCGGTCTTGTTTTTGGTGGAGTCCTGCTCATTACGCGTAAACAGGGACGTAAAACGCCAATCCCATTTGGACCAGCCATTGTAATCGCAGCACTGGTTGTTTACTTTTATGGGATAGAAATCATGGCCGCTTATTTGAACTTTTTTCAGTGGATAGAATGA
- a CDS encoding RNA 2'-phosphotransferase: MHQWLIAEQENTVKFRPFLTKGNPYKSRIFLVSANTVPQLYVEDDNEKFFAEALMNRTLLKREYLDELNRAPREFQGSLQFEEWLEKRGESLLYTALNAYQLASLDDAKWTKQEDAEDYARGEEIFQEVLEEFQPQILILQGTTAFTQFKKQFAESLIIYNPAITKVQSLEEAGPFAEMHFASGKKMLVFVTRSMGYFGHDGAKFEKFKENLIKAL, encoded by the coding sequence ATGCATCAATGGTTGATCGCTGAACAAGAGAATACGGTGAAATTTAGACCATTTTTAACAAAGGGTAATCCTTATAAATCACGTATTTTTCTAGTAAGTGCAAATACCGTGCCTCAGCTTTATGTAGAGGATGATAATGAAAAGTTTTTTGCAGAAGCTCTTATGAATCGTACATTATTAAAGCGTGAATATTTAGATGAGCTAAATCGAGCGCCGCGTGAATTTCAAGGTTCCTTGCAATTTGAAGAGTGGTTGGAAAAGCGCGGAGAATCGTTACTCTATACGGCATTAAATGCTTATCAATTAGCGTCACTTGATGATGCGAAATGGACAAAGCAAGAGGATGCGGAAGATTATGCACGTGGGGAAGAAATATTCCAAGAGGTATTAGAAGAATTTCAACCCCAGATTTTGATTTTACAAGGAACGACAGCATTTACTCAATTTAAAAAGCAATTCGCTGAAAGCCTAATCATTTATAACCCCGCCATTACGAAAGTCCAATCATTAGAAGAAGCAGGTCCATTCGCAGAAATGCATTTTGCGAGTGGTAAAAAGATGCTTGTATTTGTTACACGCAGTATGGGTTATTTTGGACATGATGGTGCGAAGTTTGAAAAATTCAAAGAAAATTTAATCAAAGCACTCTAA
- a CDS encoding HD domain-containing protein produces the protein MNLVDKATQFIALKYDGRRRTAMQIPYATHLFGVARILKHSGYRDSVVTAGLLHDILEDHVASEAELTELFGLEVLALVKATTEMPKSYSWQTRKEFVIASIKEKSPDELAILLAEKTHNVNSIFAELEQFGEGLWENFNAPKEQQEWYYRSILEQVEENHPNARLLPHLQQAVDKLFVKVAY, from the coding sequence ATGAATTTAGTAGACAAAGCAACACAATTTATTGCACTGAAATATGACGGGCGACGACGTACAGCCATGCAAATTCCGTATGCGACCCATTTATTTGGAGTAGCCCGAATATTAAAACATAGCGGCTACCGAGATAGCGTAGTTACAGCCGGGTTGCTACATGATATTCTAGAAGATCATGTAGCAAGTGAAGCCGAATTAACTGAGCTATTTGGGTTAGAGGTGTTAGCGCTTGTCAAGGCAACGACTGAAATGCCAAAAAGCTATTCATGGCAAACCCGTAAAGAATTTGTAATCGCAAGTATAAAAGAAAAATCACCTGACGAGCTGGCGATACTACTGGCTGAAAAAACGCATAATGTGAACTCTATTTTTGCAGAGCTAGAGCAATTTGGAGAAGGCTTATGGGAGAACTTCAATGCGCCAAAAGAGCAGCAAGAATGGTATTATAGAAGTATTCTAGAACAAGTTGAAGAAAACCATCCGAATGCGCGATTACTACCACATTTACAGCAGGCGGTAGACAAGCTATTTGTGAAGGTTGCTTATTAA
- the norA gene encoding multidrug efflux MFS transporter NorA, which produces MKDYKVTLGLLLLNLFIAFLGIGLVIPVLPTLMNELGISGTTVGYLTATFAIAQLIVSPFAGKAVDKYGRKIMIVLGLFIFGISEFLFGLGKTIEVLFISRVLGGISAAFIMPAVTAFIADITTMETRPKALGYMSAAISTGFIIGPGIGGFLADIGTRVPFYFAGALGTTAAILSIILLREPQRNEENTENAPTQKSGFKRIFSQMYFIAFILIFVASFGLAAFESFFSLFVDHKFGFTPTDIAIIITGSAIFGAIAQVALFDRLAQKWGEIKLIRYTLILSAILVFLMTTVSSYFAILLVTCFVFVGFDLFRPAVTSYLSKIAGNEQGFVGGMNSMFTSLANIFGPILGGMLFDIDINYPYYFATVILVLGVLLTLIWKKPASYK; this is translated from the coding sequence ATGAAAGACTATAAAGTAACGTTAGGATTGTTACTATTAAACTTATTCATCGCGTTTTTAGGGATTGGATTAGTCATTCCAGTACTCCCTACGTTAATGAATGAACTTGGCATTAGCGGCACAACGGTTGGTTATTTGACAGCCACCTTCGCCATTGCACAGCTGATCGTTTCACCATTCGCTGGTAAAGCGGTTGATAAATATGGCCGAAAGATTATGATCGTTCTTGGATTATTTATTTTCGGTATTTCGGAATTTTTATTTGGTCTTGGGAAAACGATTGAAGTATTATTTATTTCTCGCGTTCTTGGTGGGATTAGTGCGGCGTTTATTATGCCGGCTGTTACGGCCTTTATCGCGGATATTACTACGATGGAAACACGTCCAAAAGCACTTGGCTATATGAGTGCTGCGATTAGTACCGGCTTTATTATTGGTCCTGGTATTGGTGGCTTCTTGGCAGATATCGGTACACGTGTGCCGTTCTATTTTGCTGGTGCTCTTGGTACAACAGCTGCGATTTTATCGATTATTTTACTACGCGAACCACAACGTAATGAAGAGAATACTGAAAATGCACCTACACAAAAATCAGGCTTTAAACGCATCTTTTCACAAATGTACTTCATTGCCTTTATTTTAATATTTGTTGCATCATTTGGCTTAGCGGCCTTCGAATCATTCTTCAGCTTATTCGTTGACCATAAATTCGGCTTCACACCAACCGATATCGCCATCATCATTACCGGCAGTGCGATATTTGGAGCCATTGCACAGGTGGCATTATTTGATCGCTTAGCGCAAAAATGGGGCGAAATCAAACTCATTCGCTATACATTGATTTTATCAGCCATTTTAGTATTTTTAATGACAACAGTAAGCTCCTATTTTGCCATTTTACTCGTAACTTGCTTCGTGTTTGTCGGCTTTGACTTATTCCGACCAGCTGTAACAAGCTACTTGTCCAAAATTGCAGGCAATGAGCAAGGCTTTGTTGGTGGAATGAACTCAATGTTTACAAGTTTGGCGAATATTTTCGGACCGATTTTAGGTGGGATGCTATTTGATATTGACATCAACTATCCATACTACTTCGCTACAGTTATCTTAGTATTAGGGGTATTATTAACGCTTATTTGGAAAAAGCCGGCTTCGTACAAATAA
- the fumC gene encoding class II fumarate hydratase: MDYRIEKDTMGEINVPADKLWKAQTQRSLENFKIGTEKMPIEIIHAFAILKRSCALANNKLGKLSDVKAKAIIAAADEVLAGKLDDQFPLVVWQTGSGTQSNMNVNEVLSFRANQLLAEQGADEKVHPNDDVNMSQSSNDTFPTALHIAAVIAVEDLVLPKLNVLKATLQQKQDAFKDIIKIGRTHLQDATPLTLGQEISGWTHMLVKSERMIQVTSDFMKELAIGGTAVGTGINAHPKFGAMVAEEITAYTAKSFLTAENKFHALTSHDEITTAHGALKALAADLMKIANDVRWLASGPRSGIGEITIPENEPGSSIMPGKVNPTQSEALTMVACQVFGNDATIGFAASQGNFELNVFKPVIIYNFLQSARLLADAMQSFNDNCAVGIEPNMEVLGENLRNSLMLVTALNPYIGYENAAAIAKKAHKEGTTLKEAALASGLLTEEQYDQYVDPATMIYPNAE; the protein is encoded by the coding sequence ATGGATTATCGTATTGAAAAAGACACAATGGGCGAAATAAACGTACCCGCAGACAAGCTTTGGAAAGCTCAAACACAACGTAGCTTGGAAAACTTTAAAATTGGCACAGAAAAAATGCCGATAGAAATCATTCATGCGTTCGCCATCTTAAAGCGTTCTTGTGCACTCGCTAATAATAAGCTCGGCAAATTATCAGATGTCAAAGCGAAGGCGATTATAGCAGCGGCAGATGAAGTATTAGCAGGCAAGCTGGATGACCAATTCCCTCTTGTCGTTTGGCAAACAGGTTCTGGTACACAATCGAATATGAACGTAAACGAAGTACTTTCCTTCCGCGCAAACCAGCTTTTAGCGGAGCAAGGTGCTGATGAAAAGGTTCACCCAAATGATGATGTCAATATGTCACAAAGCTCAAATGACACATTCCCTACTGCCCTTCATATAGCGGCTGTTATTGCGGTGGAAGATTTAGTATTACCAAAACTAAATGTATTAAAAGCAACTTTACAGCAAAAGCAAGATGCTTTTAAAGACATTATTAAAATTGGGCGTACACATTTACAAGATGCGACACCACTTACATTAGGCCAAGAAATATCTGGTTGGACACATATGCTAGTGAAATCCGAAAGAATGATTCAAGTAACAAGTGACTTTATGAAGGAATTAGCAATTGGTGGAACAGCTGTTGGCACTGGGATTAATGCACACCCAAAATTCGGAGCCATGGTCGCTGAAGAAATCACTGCTTATACCGCGAAAAGCTTCCTAACAGCCGAAAACAAGTTCCATGCCTTAACTTCGCATGATGAAATCACAACAGCTCATGGTGCATTAAAAGCATTAGCTGCCGACTTAATGAAAATTGCCAATGATGTGCGCTGGTTAGCAAGTGGTCCTCGTTCGGGTATCGGGGAAATTACGATTCCTGAAAACGAGCCCGGCTCATCAATCATGCCAGGTAAAGTGAATCCGACACAATCAGAGGCCCTGACAATGGTCGCCTGCCAAGTATTCGGCAACGACGCAACAATTGGCTTTGCTGCGTCACAGGGGAACTTTGAATTAAACGTATTCAAGCCGGTTATCATTTATAACTTCTTACAATCGGCTCGCCTGCTTGCAGATGCAATGCAAAGCTTTAACGATAACTGTGCAGTTGGCATTGAACCGAATATGGAAGTGCTAGGGGAAAATTTACGCAATTCCTTAATGCTCGTAACGGCGTTAAATCCTTATATTGGCTATGAAAATGCTGCTGCCATTGCGAAAAAGGCACATAAAGAAGGCACAACATTAAAAGAAGCGGCATTAGCTTCGGGCTTATTGACAGAGGAGCAATACGATCAATATGTCGACCCAGCAACAATGATTTATCCGAACGCAGAGTAA
- a CDS encoding xanthine phosphoribosyltransferase: MELLREKIEKEGQVLSEAVLKVDSFLNHQIDPMLMKEVGEEFAKRFSDQVITKVLTIESSGIAPATFLGLTIGAPVVFARKRKSLTLTDNLYTSSVHSFTKNETNEISVSKKFLSVDDNVVIIDDFLANGEALKGLVDIVNQAGATIVGAGIVIEKGFQPGGQIMRDQGLRIESLANIKSLANGKVEFFD; this comes from the coding sequence ATGGAACTGTTAAGAGAAAAAATTGAAAAAGAGGGCCAAGTGCTTTCGGAAGCTGTATTAAAGGTAGATTCATTTCTAAATCACCAAATTGACCCAATGTTAATGAAGGAGGTTGGCGAAGAGTTCGCAAAACGCTTTTCTGACCAAGTAATCACGAAGGTGTTAACGATTGAATCTTCTGGGATTGCTCCAGCAACATTTTTAGGCTTAACTATTGGCGCGCCGGTTGTATTTGCACGTAAACGAAAATCATTAACATTAACAGATAACTTATATACTTCAAGCGTACATTCATTCACGAAAAACGAAACGAATGAAATTTCCGTTTCGAAAAAATTCCTATCAGTGGATGATAATGTTGTCATTATCGATGACTTTTTGGCGAACGGTGAGGCTTTAAAAGGTCTTGTGGATATTGTGAACCAAGCAGGCGCAACAATCGTAGGCGCAGGCATTGTCATCGAAAAAGGCTTCCAACCAGGCGGTCAAATAATGCGCGATCAAGGCTTACGCATCGAATCATTAGCAAATATTAAATCTTTAGCAAATGGTAAAGTTGAATTTTTCGATTAA
- a CDS encoding DUF1284 domain-containing protein, which produces MLQLRGHHLFCLIGFRGMGYSEEYADNMKKVHAQLRQNPHTPFQLIAGADDLCAKFPCDQPYHCDAERVAQQDAAFLQKLQLQIGDVLTWHEVEQRVKKSVTPAVIHEVCFDCSWREYGVCEEGVGHIQQNKGLYPVT; this is translated from the coding sequence ATGCTACAACTACGAGGGCATCATTTATTTTGCTTAATTGGCTTTAGAGGAATGGGCTATTCAGAGGAATATGCCGACAATATGAAAAAGGTGCATGCGCAATTGCGCCAAAATCCGCATACGCCTTTCCAACTGATTGCTGGGGCGGATGATTTATGTGCAAAATTCCCATGTGATCAGCCCTATCATTGTGATGCCGAACGTGTGGCACAGCAAGATGCGGCGTTTTTACAAAAGCTTCAGCTACAAATTGGGGATGTATTAACATGGCATGAGGTAGAGCAGCGTGTAAAGAAAAGTGTGACACCCGCTGTTATTCACGAAGTTTGTTTTGATTGTAGCTGGCGTGAATACGGTGTATGTGAAGAAGGTGTTGGTCATATTCAGCAAAATAAAGGACTATATCCTGTAACGTAA
- a CDS encoding amino acid permease, with protein sequence MSENKINQLGNKPVLKRGLKSRHVTMISLGGTIGTGLFLASGGAIAQAGPGGALLAYALIGVMVYFLMTSLGEMAAFMPNSGSFSTYATKFVDPALGFALGWNYWYNWAITIAAEIAAVSLIMKYWFPDSSSLVWTVLFIVVVLTFNLLSVKAYGEAEYWFAMIKVVTVIVFIIVSFLMIFGLLGGNDPVGFKNFFADDAPFNGGFLAMFGIFLAAGFSFQGTEMLGVTAGETDDPAKNIPKAVRSVFWRILLFYIFAIGAIGLLIPYTDSRLLSEDIATSPFTLVFENLGIAFAASVMNAIILTAMLSAGNSGLYAASRMLFQLSVDGKAPKIFQKVNTRGVPIYALLATMAVGCLSFLASFFGDGVVYIWLLNASGLSGFIAWLGIAISHYRFRRAYVAQGNSLSDLPYVSKFFPFGPLFAFALCMIVVLGQNYMAFMGDSIDWYGVIVSYIGLPLFALLWIGYKVKHKTKIVPLDQCDLTNK encoded by the coding sequence ATGAGTGAAAATAAAATCAATCAGCTTGGTAACAAACCAGTGCTGAAGCGTGGATTAAAAAGTCGTCATGTTACGATGATCTCGCTAGGTGGAACAATTGGTACGGGGCTATTTTTAGCGTCTGGTGGTGCGATTGCACAGGCTGGCCCAGGTGGTGCCTTACTTGCCTATGCATTAATTGGGGTTATGGTGTACTTCCTAATGACATCACTTGGGGAGATGGCTGCATTCATGCCAAATTCAGGATCATTTAGTACGTACGCAACAAAATTCGTTGATCCGGCATTAGGCTTTGCGCTAGGCTGGAATTATTGGTATAACTGGGCCATTACGATTGCTGCTGAAATCGCAGCCGTATCGTTAATTATGAAATATTGGTTCCCAGATAGTTCATCATTAGTATGGACCGTTTTATTTATTGTTGTCGTATTAACGTTTAATTTATTATCCGTAAAGGCTTACGGTGAGGCAGAGTATTGGTTTGCAATGATTAAGGTTGTCACGGTGATTGTGTTCATCATTGTCAGCTTCTTAATGATTTTTGGTCTATTAGGAGGAAATGATCCAGTAGGCTTCAAAAACTTCTTTGCTGATGATGCACCGTTTAACGGCGGCTTCCTGGCCATGTTCGGTATTTTCTTAGCAGCTGGCTTCTCATTCCAAGGAACTGAAATGCTAGGTGTTACGGCTGGGGAAACAGATGATCCAGCAAAAAATATTCCAAAAGCAGTACGTTCTGTGTTTTGGCGTATTTTATTATTCTACATTTTCGCCATTGGTGCGATTGGTTTATTAATTCCATATACGGATTCACGTTTACTATCAGAGGATATTGCGACGAGTCCATTTACATTAGTATTTGAAAACTTAGGTATTGCATTTGCGGCATCCGTTATGAATGCCATTATTTTAACAGCGATGCTTTCTGCTGGTAACTCGGGGTTATATGCAGCAAGCCGTATGCTATTCCAATTATCAGTGGACGGAAAAGCGCCAAAGATTTTCCAAAAGGTCAATACACGTGGTGTTCCGATTTATGCATTATTAGCGACAATGGCAGTAGGCTGTCTGTCCTTTTTAGCATCCTTCTTCGGTGATGGGGTTGTCTATATATGGTTATTAAATGCTTCGGGGCTGTCAGGCTTCATCGCTTGGCTAGGTATTGCGATTAGTCATTACCGCTTCCGTCGCGCGTATGTTGCACAGGGCAACTCATTAAGCGACTTACCGTACGTTTCGAAATTCTTCCCATTTGGACCGTTATTTGCATTTGCGCTTTGTATGATTGTCGTATTAGGGCAAAATTATATGGCCTTTATGGGAGACAGCATTGACTGGTACGGCGTTATTGTGTCGTATATTGGCTTACCCTTATTCGCATTATTATGGATTGGCTATAAAGTAAAACATAAAACAAAAATCGTGCCGTTAGATCAATGTGATTTAACGAATAAATAA